A window from Flammeovirgaceae bacterium encodes these proteins:
- a CDS encoding RNA polymerase sigma factor: MELTMQQIKQDTFLKEKDKLLGFIRGRVSSLEEAEDILQDVFYQFIVGFETIESLDRATSWLYSVARNKIIDRYRREAARPRRASFGFMGQASGEGPLTLQEILPDLDNSPDSLLLKEAIWDEITDALDELPPAQRKIFIQNEIEERSFRELAEEEGVSINTLLSRKRYAIMNLRKRLQRFYKDVMDEEGNAH, translated from the coding sequence ATGGAATTGACGATGCAACAAATCAAACAGGACACATTTCTGAAGGAGAAGGACAAATTGCTCGGGTTTATCCGGGGCAGGGTATCCTCGCTGGAGGAAGCCGAGGACATCCTTCAGGATGTGTTCTACCAGTTTATCGTGGGGTTTGAAACCATTGAATCCCTGGACAGGGCAACTTCATGGCTTTATTCGGTGGCGAGGAACAAGATCATAGACCGGTACAGAAGGGAGGCAGCACGCCCCAGGCGTGCAAGCTTCGGCTTTATGGGCCAGGCAAGCGGGGAGGGGCCGCTCACCTTGCAGGAGATATTGCCCGACCTGGACAACTCCCCGGATTCCCTGTTGCTGAAGGAGGCCATATGGGATGAAATAACGGATGCCCTGGACGAATTGCCACCGGCCCAAAGGAAAATATTTATCCAGAATGAAATCGAGGAGAGAAGTTTTAGGGAGTTGGCCGAGGAAGAGGGGGTTTCCATTAATACGCTGTTGTCGAGAAAAAGGTATGCCATTATGAATTTGCGCAAACGGTTGCAGCGGTTTTACAAGGATGTGATGGACGAGGAGGGCAATGCGCACTAG
- a CDS encoding TolC family protein has protein sequence MTRNYILSFLSVFFISWAARAQESEVKTFTLEQCVKYALDNSYSTANAKIDEQIAVAKVRETIGIGLPQVTGSAGITHNQKLSRFFTTYNPNGGFIDLSGVPGIQAGNVVAAQNFFQLKSSGMASLSINQIIFNGSYLVGLQAANAYKELSVKTTDQTNEQVIEQVTKAYYSVLVNRERMKLFDSNINRVDSLLITTRALNENGFAESIDVDRIQVTLNNLKTEKSKFERLQQLSIELLKFQMNYPLGESIEVVGELNEETIDVDLDGYLADWDYKSRPDYQVLETNWKLQNLNIKNNYAAALPSLSANANLGYSTQSPDIAGLFKTNSGISDDGSIGPDKWYSFSSFGLNLNIPLFSGLQRTYRVQQEKLKLRKIENGFKSLEKGIDLEIKQATINYQNSMEALKSQKQNMDLAENVARVTKIKYEQGVGSNLEVVDAESALKEAQVNYYNALFDASISKTDLDKAFGKLLPGQN, from the coding sequence ATGACCCGCAATTATATACTTTCCTTTCTTTCGGTATTTTTTATCTCATGGGCGGCCAGGGCCCAGGAAAGCGAGGTGAAGACGTTTACCCTGGAGCAATGCGTAAAGTACGCCCTGGACAATTCCTACTCCACTGCCAATGCGAAGATCGATGAGCAAATAGCCGTGGCGAAAGTAAGGGAAACCATAGGGATAGGGCTTCCCCAGGTCACCGGATCGGCCGGGATCACCCATAACCAGAAGCTGTCGAGGTTTTTTACCACCTATAACCCCAACGGGGGCTTTATCGACCTAAGCGGGGTGCCCGGCATACAGGCCGGCAATGTGGTGGCCGCCCAAAACTTTTTTCAATTGAAAAGCAGTGGCATGGCATCCCTTTCCATCAACCAAATCATTTTTAACGGCAGTTACCTGGTAGGGCTTCAGGCCGCTAATGCTTACAAGGAACTTTCTGTTAAAACGACCGACCAAACCAATGAGCAAGTGATAGAGCAGGTGACCAAGGCTTATTACTCTGTGTTGGTCAATAGAGAAAGAATGAAACTCTTTGACAGCAACATCAACCGGGTGGATTCGCTGCTGATCACCACAAGGGCATTGAACGAAAACGGCTTTGCCGAAAGTATTGACGTGGACCGCATCCAAGTGACACTCAACAACTTAAAGACGGAAAAATCCAAATTTGAAAGGCTGCAACAGCTAAGCATTGAGTTGTTGAAATTTCAAATGAACTACCCCCTGGGCGAGTCCATTGAGGTGGTGGGGGAGTTGAACGAGGAAACCATTGATGTGGACTTGGATGGGTACCTGGCCGATTGGGACTATAAATCGCGCCCTGACTACCAGGTGTTGGAGACCAACTGGAAATTGCAGAACCTGAACATCAAAAACAACTATGCCGCTGCCTTGCCCAGCCTTTCGGCCAATGCCAACCTGGGCTACTCCACACAGTCGCCAGACATAGCCGGGCTTTTTAAGACCAACAGTGGGATTTCTGACGATGGTAGCATAGGCCCTGACAAGTGGTATTCTTTTAGTTCATTTGGCCTTAACCTCAATATCCCCTTGTTTTCAGGGCTCCAAAGGACCTATAGGGTGCAGCAGGAGAAACTTAAATTAAGGAAGATCGAAAATGGTTTTAAGTCACTGGAAAAGGGCATTGACCTTGAAATAAAGCAAGCCACTATTAACTATCAGAACAGCATGGAAGCTTTAAAATCACAGAAACAAAATATGGACCTGGCCGAAAACGTGGCCCGCGTTACCAAGATAAAATACGAACAGGGCGTGGGCTCAAACCTGGAAGTGGTGGATGCGGAGTCTGCCCTAAAGGAAGCCCAGGTAAATTACTACAATGCCCTGTTTGATGCTTCTATTTCGAAAACGGATTTGG
- a CDS encoding TetR/AcrR family transcriptional regulator yields METTGTRDKILEGASGLFLRYGIRSVSMDNIASHLGMSKKTIYQYFRDKDEIVYSVTEAHVQGERQQFGEIANKSKNAIEELVGLSGCLRENLKGMNPSLLFDLQKYHHRAWKIWLDFKDHFIRDQIERSIEQGKEEGYFRPQVNTKVLAIMRLETIQMAFDPTLFPKEEYSLSQVQVEIFDHYIHGLFTEKGKKLYEKYKQEFPKKENTIT; encoded by the coding sequence ATGGAAACAACAGGTACAAGGGATAAAATATTGGAAGGTGCGTCAGGGTTGTTCCTGCGCTATGGGATACGCAGTGTATCCATGGACAACATTGCCAGCCACCTGGGGATGTCCAAAAAGACCATTTATCAATACTTCAGGGACAAGGACGAAATAGTGTATTCCGTTACGGAGGCCCATGTGCAGGGGGAGCGCCAGCAGTTTGGTGAAATCGCCAATAAATCAAAAAATGCCATTGAGGAGTTGGTGGGCCTATCGGGGTGCCTGAGGGAGAACTTAAAAGGCATGAACCCATCGCTGCTGTTTGACCTTCAAAAATACCACCATCGGGCATGGAAGATATGGCTTGACTTCAAAGACCATTTCATCCGCGACCAGATTGAACGGTCAATCGAGCAGGGCAAGGAAGAAGGTTATTTTCGCCCGCAAGTCAACACAAAAGTGCTGGCCATCATGCGCCTGGAGACAATACAAATGGCTTTTGACCCTACCCTTTTTCCCAAAGAGGAGTACTCGCTCTCACAGGTACAGGTTGAAATTTTCGACCATTATATCCACGGGCTTTTTACCGAAAAGGGCAAAAAGCTGTATGAAAAATACAAACAGGAGTTTCCCAAAAAAGAAAATACAATAACTTAA